From the genome of Acidobacteriota bacterium, one region includes:
- a CDS encoding DUF488 family protein: MPSEQARWSKFRERYIAEMKKTDAQQAIKLLAELARATPLSIGCYCENELACHRSILHELIECAVDV; this comes from the coding sequence GTGCCGAGCGAGCAAGCGAGATGGTCGAAGTTTAGAGAGCGCTACATTGCCGAGATGAAGAAGACCGACGCGCAACAGGCGATCAAGCTCTTGGCCGAGTTAGCCAGAGCTACTCCGTTGAGCATAGGGTGTTACTGCGAGAACGAGTTAGCCTGCCATCGCTCGATACTGCATGAATTGATCGAATGCGCAGTGGACGTTTAG
- a CDS encoding DNA methyltransferase, with protein MHKAYRFVLGFDDDLVASTLERLGASKRHSVLDPFSGTGTTLVECKKRGIDSIGFDANPVCVLISKAKLDWGIGARRIEESVKDIVKAFDRRYAAYLRAYRLRKRTNQYYSPLEHPLFERTTAGRFLIESGILKRGWMSPRPALKTLLLTTVINERVGDTRTQRFLLTSLLDLLVPEISNMRYGPEIYRAVRRRDVDVIGLFKERVQANLSVLNELRQGCRAFPSSSVSLGDSVNGGLNTIRDSSLDFVVTSPPYPSEHDYTRLTRLELIFSGFVSEKADIRTIKQRLLRCCTRNIYSGDNKYKDISRFRSVRGLVDRISEEAQNHSHGFAKLYSRVVEEYFGGMFWHFQHIARVLRLGGRCAYIVGDQASFFSIQIKTAELLSRIATSKGVGLREIEAVRLRPLRGTTGRQNSNYEWLLILEK; from the coding sequence GTGCACAAGGCTTACCGGTTCGTACTGGGATTTGACGACGACCTTGTCGCTAGCACACTTGAGCGCCTTGGCGCCTCGAAGAGACATTCTGTCCTAGATCCTTTTTCCGGGACCGGCACGACACTAGTCGAGTGCAAGAAGAGAGGTATCGACTCAATCGGGTTCGACGCGAATCCGGTCTGTGTTTTGATCTCCAAAGCCAAGCTGGATTGGGGCATAGGGGCCCGCCGAATCGAAGAGTCGGTCAAGGACATCGTCAAAGCATTTGATCGCAGGTATGCAGCTTATCTCCGGGCTTATAGACTACGAAAGAGAACAAACCAGTACTACTCACCACTTGAGCATCCGTTGTTCGAGCGAACGACCGCTGGAAGATTTCTTATTGAGTCGGGTATTCTGAAGCGCGGCTGGATGAGCCCTCGCCCTGCGCTCAAAACCCTGCTGCTTACGACTGTGATCAATGAACGCGTCGGAGATACTCGAACTCAGCGGTTCCTGCTGACGTCTCTTCTTGATTTGTTAGTGCCCGAGATTAGCAATATGCGGTACGGACCTGAGATTTACAGGGCAGTAAGAAGGCGAGATGTCGACGTGATAGGTCTATTCAAAGAAAGAGTGCAAGCGAATCTTTCGGTTCTGAATGAACTGCGCCAGGGGTGCCGCGCGTTTCCTTCATCTAGCGTCTCTCTGGGGGATTCAGTAAACGGCGGCCTAAATACCATACGAGATAGCTCGTTAGATTTCGTGGTCACCTCACCTCCCTACCCTTCAGAACATGATTACACTCGCCTAACAAGGCTTGAGTTGATCTTCAGTGGCTTTGTTTCTGAGAAAGCGGACATTCGAACTATTAAGCAGAGATTGCTGCGTTGCTGCACGCGCAACATATATTCGGGAGACAATAAGTACAAAGACATCTCACGATTCCGCAGTGTTCGGGGTCTTGTAGACAGAATTAGCGAAGAGGCCCAGAACCATTCCCATGGCTTTGCCAAGCTATACAGCCGCGTAGTAGAAGAATACTTTGGGGGAATGTTTTGGCACTTCCAGCACATTGCTCGCGTCTTGCGCTTAGGTGGCAGGTGCGCCTACATTGTCGGAGACCAGGCCTCCTTCTTTTCGATTCAGATCAAGACAGCTGAGCTACTCTCACGAATAGCAACATCCAAGGGTGTCGGGCTCCGCGAGATAGAGGCGGTTAGGCTCAGGCCGCTCAGGGGAACAACGGGACGGCAGAACTCCAACTATGAATGGCTTCTCATCCTTGAAAAGTGA
- a CDS encoding ATP-binding protein, with translation MAKIKVHEKALAHLSRGLYRSPASALRELVSNAWDAGATVVRINTNYPLFYQLSVEDNGAGFTREDFENLMEGGVGNSEKRTAAEPEPLPFDRPLIGRLGIGLLGIAQICGAFTIVSKPSHGNGFRASVRLYDLLKERLDRKDSELVKEVEVKEAQSETAPKPDESGQQTITEVDIGEYSFEDYDEAAYKRGTRITADDVHPTFVDTFQKSLKFEKFKPPPLDWSKALKIASSVHSLQELGDYWKLLWELSASCPLTLASKHCRASSLRMSKSSLKATGLECLWMGDSCSNQSGFAATLGDIR, from the coding sequence ATGGCTAAGATCAAAGTACACGAGAAAGCACTCGCACACCTTAGTCGAGGTCTTTACAGAAGCCCAGCCAGTGCCCTTCGCGAGCTGGTGAGCAACGCTTGGGACGCAGGTGCTACCGTTGTTCGCATCAATACAAACTACCCCTTATTTTACCAACTGTCCGTAGAGGACAACGGAGCAGGATTCACTAGAGAGGATTTCGAGAACCTAATGGAAGGAGGCGTCGGGAACAGCGAGAAAAGAACAGCAGCCGAACCCGAGCCTCTTCCATTTGACCGCCCCCTTATTGGCAGGTTGGGAATCGGGTTGTTGGGTATAGCTCAAATCTGCGGTGCGTTTACCATTGTTTCCAAGCCTAGTCACGGAAACGGGTTCAGAGCGAGCGTACGCCTCTACGATTTGCTAAAGGAGCGCCTCGACAGAAAGGATAGCGAGCTTGTTAAGGAGGTCGAGGTCAAGGAGGCGCAGTCAGAGACTGCACCTAAGCCCGACGAGAGCGGGCAGCAAACGATAACAGAAGTTGATATCGGAGAGTACTCGTTCGAAGACTACGACGAAGCTGCCTATAAGAGAGGAACGCGAATAACGGCCGACGACGTTCACCCTACTTTTGTGGATACATTTCAGAAGTCGCTGAAGTTTGAGAAATTCAAACCGCCGCCGCTCGACTGGTCCAAGGCTCTAAAAATTGCTTCGTCCGTCCATTCATTACAGGAGCTCGGAGACTATTGGAAACTACTATGGGAGTTATCGGCGTCATGCCCGCTCACCTTGGCGAGCAAGCACTGCCGCGCAAGCTCGTTGCGGATGAGCAAGTCAAGCTTGAAGGCTACAGGTTTAGAGTGTTTGTGGATGGGAGACAGTTGTTCAAACCAGTCAGGCTTCGCGGCAACCCTGGGGGATATACGATAA
- a CDS encoding DUF2442 domain-containing protein, whose product MQSTANPETDRAFEVAPEISHTVPWRVTSVTVLPNEQLQVTFVDGTSGKVDMREFLSSSKVDGTVFEPLRHPAVFAGARVVMGAVQWPGGADLAPDAMYDAIHESGVWVLN is encoded by the coding sequence ATGCAGTCAACTGCAAACCCCGAGACCGATCGAGCCTTTGAAGTAGCGCCCGAGATCAGTCACACCGTCCCCTGGCGAGTGACTTCGGTGACCGTGTTACCGAACGAGCAATTGCAAGTGACGTTCGTCGATGGCACGTCGGGGAAGGTAGATATGCGGGAGTTTCTCAGTAGTAGTAAGGTCGACGGCACAGTCTTCGAGCCGCTACGCCACCCCGCCGTGTTCGCTGGCGCGCGAGTCGTCATGGGCGCGGTCCAGTGGCCCGGCGGCGCTGATCTCGCGCCGGACGCGATGTACGACGCAATTCATGAGAGCGGCGTCTGGGTTCTGAATTAA
- a CDS encoding DUF4160 domain-containing protein, which yields MILFSDLSVLRGTLPRRAMALVLEWAAEHREELMEDWNLCSQLQTPRPIEPLK from the coding sequence GTGATACTGTTTAGCGACCTTAGCGTGCTGCGGGGTACGTTGCCGCGCCGCGCGATGGCTTTGGTACTTGAGTGGGCGGCCGAGCATCGTGAAGAACTGATGGAGGATTGGAACCTATGCAGTCAACTGCAAACCCCGAGACCGATCGAGCCTTTGAAGTAG
- a CDS encoding amidohydrolase → MKASALALIAALLLLASVSAKPEAAPEAADIVFKNGNIYTVDDRRPHAEAVAVKAGKIIFVGSNPDVKAYEGKGTRVVDLKGNTVVPGLTDSHYHLSGVGAREMNLNLEGITSLEAFLAKVKERVDRAKPGEWVTGRGWIETFWKPPVFPTRGDLDKISPNNPVALTRADGHASIANSAALKVAGIDKNTPNPFGGEFLKDSKTGEPTGMLIDSAQGRVSMHVPRSAKDEDEQALLIGIKRSLELGWCEVQIPGNSFGEVELIKKLFGEGKIKLRIYDAVSGPGPSAQKLLAEGPVIGAFDNHFTVRGIKAYMDGALGSRGAALLEPYSDAPNTSGFFTTKEDALLPMFIEALRQGIQVETHAIGDRGNRTILDLYEKAFKAVPPEQRKIREPRWRVEHAQIVSPVDIPRFAKLGVIPSMQPSHAIGDLHFAPSRLGMKRPEGAYAWQSFIKSGSIIPGGSDAPVERGEPMIEFYAAVARKDQKGYSGEGWHPEQAVSREQALKMFTIWAAYAAFEEKLKGSIEVGKLADMTVLSADIMKIAEPQILKTRCVMTVIGGDVAYEAGAN, encoded by the coding sequence ATGAAAGCCAGTGCTCTCGCCCTAATCGCAGCGCTGCTCTTGCTTGCATCCGTAAGCGCGAAACCCGAGGCCGCCCCAGAAGCAGCCGATATCGTGTTCAAGAACGGAAACATCTACACCGTCGACGATCGCCGGCCGCACGCCGAAGCCGTCGCGGTCAAAGCGGGCAAGATCATCTTCGTTGGCTCGAATCCGGACGTGAAGGCTTACGAAGGCAAGGGCACGCGCGTCGTTGACCTCAAAGGCAATACGGTTGTGCCTGGCTTGACGGACTCGCATTATCATCTCTCCGGAGTTGGCGCGCGCGAGATGAACCTGAACCTCGAAGGCATCACCAGTCTCGAGGCGTTTCTCGCCAAGGTCAAAGAGCGGGTCGATCGAGCGAAGCCAGGTGAGTGGGTTACCGGCCGCGGCTGGATTGAAACTTTTTGGAAGCCGCCGGTGTTTCCAACCCGCGGGGATCTCGACAAGATTTCGCCGAACAACCCGGTTGCTCTTACTCGCGCCGACGGGCACGCCTCGATAGCAAACAGCGCAGCACTGAAGGTGGCGGGCATAGATAAGAACACCCCCAATCCGTTCGGCGGAGAGTTCTTGAAAGACTCGAAGACCGGGGAGCCAACCGGAATGTTGATCGACAGTGCGCAGGGACGGGTGTCGATGCACGTCCCGCGTAGCGCTAAAGACGAGGATGAGCAAGCTCTGCTTATCGGGATCAAAAGAAGCCTCGAGCTTGGTTGGTGCGAGGTGCAGATCCCAGGAAACAGCTTTGGTGAAGTCGAGCTGATCAAGAAGCTGTTCGGCGAAGGAAAGATCAAACTGCGCATTTATGACGCGGTGAGCGGCCCCGGACCGAGCGCGCAAAAGCTTCTCGCCGAAGGGCCAGTCATTGGGGCCTTCGACAATCACTTTACGGTGCGAGGCATCAAGGCGTATATGGACGGCGCGCTGGGATCGCGCGGGGCGGCTTTGCTCGAGCCCTACTCGGACGCTCCAAACACTTCGGGGTTTTTTACTACTAAAGAAGATGCCTTACTGCCGATGTTCATTGAGGCGCTCCGTCAGGGAATTCAAGTTGAAACTCACGCCATCGGAGATCGAGGCAATCGCACGATTCTTGATCTGTACGAGAAAGCTTTCAAGGCAGTCCCGCCTGAACAGCGCAAGATTCGCGAGCCGCGCTGGCGAGTCGAGCACGCGCAGATCGTCAGTCCCGTCGATATCCCGCGCTTCGCAAAGCTCGGTGTGATTCCTTCCATGCAGCCTTCGCACGCGATTGGAGATCTGCACTTCGCGCCTAGCCGGCTGGGAATGAAACGGCCTGAAGGCGCTTATGCGTGGCAGAGCTTCATCAAGTCGGGGTCGATTATCCCGGGCGGCTCCGACGCGCCGGTGGAACGCGGGGAGCCGATGATCGAGTTTTATGCCGCCGTCGCCCGCAAGGACCAAAAAGGCTACTCGGGTGAGGGTTGGCATCCCGAGCAAGCCGTGTCGCGCGAGCAGGCTTTGAAGATGTTCACGATCTGGGCAGCGTATGCTGCATTCGAGGAGAAGCTGAAGGGATCGATTGAAGTAGGCAAGCTCGCCGACATGACCGTTCTGTCAGCGGACATCATGAAGATCGCAGAGCCTCAGATATTGAAGACGCGGTGCGTGATGACAGTGATCGGCGGCGACGTGGCCTATGAAGCCGGCGCCAATTGA